In Hwangdonia lutea, a single window of DNA contains:
- a CDS encoding DUF6341 family protein produces the protein MKDFFYAIEDLFVDVLFAPYDALRALELDNWWMANIVSWIFIVICFVAMLYWMKQLKIFNDNNEEDKSISSHSYL, from the coding sequence ATGAAAGATTTCTTTTACGCGATAGAGGATTTATTTGTAGATGTGCTTTTTGCACCTTACGATGCTTTAAGAGCCTTAGAGTTAGACAATTGGTGGATGGCAAATATTGTATCCTGGATTTTTATCGTAATATGTTTTGTTGCCATGCTTTACTGGATGAAACAACTTAAAATATTTAATGATAATAACGAGGAAGACAAAAGCATCTCTTCGCATTCGTATTTATAA
- a CDS encoding DUF6427 family protein, translating into MITSLFKKSKPINFAIVFFIMLLAFIVLNLKYVEVPITGAFFFKETFLFLVSYVSVLALSFIVGKNSLTQKSNYEIVLYSLFLLALPQTLSHPEIIYANFFVLLGYRRIISLRSQINVNKKLFDAAFWIAIAALFYFWAILFFVLIIVSLLLYTDNNIKHWLIPFTGLLTVFLISMSVSIILDDSFFGIFNSLPEASYNFNNYNSAQYVIIITLLLSFGVWASIFYIQNIKQKKKAYRPSYYLVLFAVLNGFLIIFFAPSKDGSEFLFLFAPLAIIIANYIEIIQEKWFKELFLSVIIVVPFVILLL; encoded by the coding sequence ATGATTACAAGCCTTTTTAAAAAATCTAAGCCAATAAATTTTGCTATTGTTTTTTTTATCATGCTTTTGGCTTTTATTGTACTTAACTTAAAGTACGTAGAAGTGCCTATTACCGGGGCTTTCTTTTTTAAAGAAACCTTTTTGTTTTTAGTGAGTTATGTGTCTGTTTTGGCACTTAGTTTTATTGTTGGCAAAAATAGTTTAACCCAAAAAAGTAATTACGAAATTGTATTGTACAGTCTGTTTTTGTTGGCCCTTCCGCAAACGTTAAGCCATCCAGAAATTATTTATGCCAACTTTTTTGTGTTACTTGGTTACAGACGAATTATAAGTTTGCGCTCTCAAATAAACGTTAATAAAAAATTATTTGATGCGGCTTTTTGGATTGCCATTGCAGCCCTGTTTTACTTTTGGGCCATATTGTTTTTTGTGCTCATTATTGTCTCATTGCTTTTATACACCGATAATAATATTAAACATTGGCTGATTCCGTTTACAGGATTACTAACCGTTTTTTTAATCTCAATGAGTGTATCGATAATTTTGGACGACAGTTTTTTTGGAATATTCAACAGTTTACCCGAAGCGAGTTATAATTTCAACAATTACAATTCCGCGCAATATGTAATTATAATAACCCTGCTTCTTTCTTTTGGGGTGTGGGCATCCATTTTCTATATACAAAATATAAAGCAGAAAAAGAAAGCTTATAGGCCATCGTATTACCTCGTGTTGTTTGCGGTGCTTAATGGGTTTTTAATAATATTTTTTGCACCCAGTAAAGACGGTAGCGAGTTTCTGTTTTTATTTGCACCATTAGCGATTATTATAGCCAACTATATTGAAATCATTCAAGAAAAATGGTTTAAAGAGCTGTTTCTTTCAGTTATAATTGTGGTGCCTTTTGTAATTTTATTGTTGTAG
- the upp gene encoding uracil phosphoribosyltransferase: MHIHDLSQQNSILNTFISEMRDVTIQKDSMRFRRNIERTGEVLAYEMSKSLNYKASEIETPLASSTMDLLENDIVLCSILRAGVPLHNGLLNYFDKAENAFISAYRHHKENPEHFEIIVEYLACPDLQNKTLILADPMLATGQSMIATYEALKPFGTPKEVHLVSVIGAQEGVDYVSKSFNENTHLWIGTIDEQLNDKSYIIPGLGDAGDLAFGKKLQQ, from the coding sequence ATGCACATTCATGATTTATCGCAACAAAATTCTATATTAAATACCTTTATTTCTGAAATGCGAGACGTAACTATTCAAAAAGATAGTATGCGTTTTAGGCGTAATATTGAGCGTACTGGCGAAGTTTTAGCTTACGAAATGAGCAAATCCTTAAACTATAAAGCCTCAGAAATTGAAACCCCTTTGGCGAGTAGCACTATGGATTTGTTGGAAAACGATATTGTTTTGTGTTCTATTTTAAGGGCTGGCGTTCCATTGCACAATGGCTTACTTAACTATTTTGATAAAGCTGAAAACGCTTTTATTTCGGCTTACAGACATCATAAAGAAAACCCAGAACATTTTGAGATTATTGTGGAATATTTAGCATGCCCAGATTTGCAAAACAAGACTTTAATTCTTGCCGACCCCATGTTGGCAACTGGTCAATCCATGATTGCCACCTATGAGGCCTTAAAGCCTTTTGGCACACCAAAGGAAGTCCACTTGGTTAGTGTTATTGGCGCTCAGGAAGGTGTTGATTATGTATCGAAATCCTTTAACGAAAACACCCATTTATGGATTGGCACTATTGATGAACAACTAAACGACAAAAGTTACATTATCCCAGGGCTTGGTGATGCCGGCGATTTGGCTTTTGGCAAAAAACTACAACAATAA
- a CDS encoding DUF4254 domain-containing protein has protein sequence MFTSKANKIFQDVIEKYHIINTVDQPFENPYNKDSHLIEHLLYRKCWIDTVQWHYEDIIRDPQIDPVAALTLKRKIDASNQDRTDMVEYIDSYFLEKYKDVAVKDDATINTESPAWGIDRLSILALKVYHMNEEATRNDASAEHKAACQTKLDVLLEQRVDLSTAIDTLLNDIAKGDKYMKVYKQMKMYNDDELNPVLRSQK, from the coding sequence ATGTTTACAAGTAAAGCCAATAAAATTTTTCAAGATGTTATAGAGAAATATCACATTATCAATACGGTAGACCAGCCTTTTGAAAACCCGTATAACAAAGATTCGCATTTAATCGAACATTTATTGTACAGAAAATGTTGGATTGATACCGTGCAATGGCACTACGAAGATATTATCCGCGATCCACAAATCGATCCTGTTGCTGCTTTAACGCTAAAGCGTAAAATTGATGCTTCAAATCAAGACAGAACCGATATGGTGGAATATATTGACAGCTACTTCCTTGAAAAATATAAAGATGTTGCCGTAAAAGACGATGCTACCATAAACACCGAAAGTCCTGCTTGGGGCATAGATAGGTTGTCTATTTTAGCCTTAAAAGTGTACCACATGAATGAGGAGGCTACGCGTAATGACGCTTCCGCGGAACACAAAGCAGCCTGCCAAACAAAATTAGACGTATTGTTGGAGCAACGCGTTGATTTATCAACGGCCATAGACACGCTTTTAAACGATATCGCAAAGGGCGATAAATACATGAAGGTTTACAAGCAAATGAAGATGTACAATGATGATGAATTAAACCCTGTATTGCGCTCACAGAAATAG
- a CDS encoding glycosyltransferase family 9 protein: MSKKQKNILVIRLSAMGDVAMSVPVLRALEQQHPEVKTTVLTKSFFKPFFRDLQHVTVFSADVKGEHKGVFGLYKLARELNKNHYFYAIADLHSVLRSKILKKFMHCKRFVSIDKGRKEKRLLTSGKQFKQLKTTHQRYADVFEALGFPLDLTNPKFPKRVPLNKKLQNILGDDSKKQIGIAPFATYESKMYPLDAMKQVIETLSKDYKVILFGGGNYETELLNTMAIEFDNTINISGKLRLDEEMDIISNLDVMLSMDSGNAHIAAMLGVKVVTVWGVTHPFAGFAPFNQPEDYALLADRNKYPKIPTSIYGNKYPEHYKEASRSVSPETIISKIKSII, translated from the coding sequence ATGTCTAAAAAGCAAAAAAACATCCTAGTAATTCGTCTCTCAGCCATGGGCGATGTGGCTATGTCGGTTCCCGTTTTACGTGCTTTGGAACAACAACATCCCGAAGTAAAAACAACCGTTTTAACAAAGTCTTTTTTCAAACCTTTTTTTAGGGATTTGCAACATGTTACGGTGTTTTCTGCGGATGTTAAAGGCGAACACAAAGGTGTTTTCGGACTTTATAAATTAGCGAGAGAGCTTAATAAAAACCATTATTTTTATGCCATTGCCGATTTACACAGCGTTTTAAGAAGCAAGATTTTAAAAAAGTTTATGCATTGCAAACGCTTTGTTTCCATTGACAAGGGCAGAAAAGAAAAGCGGCTTTTAACATCGGGAAAACAGTTTAAGCAACTTAAAACCACGCATCAACGTTATGCCGATGTTTTTGAGGCTTTGGGTTTTCCGTTGGATTTAACAAACCCTAAATTTCCTAAAAGAGTACCACTAAATAAGAAACTCCAAAATATATTAGGCGACGATTCAAAGAAACAGATTGGCATTGCGCCTTTTGCAACTTACGAAAGCAAAATGTATCCTTTGGATGCTATGAAACAAGTGATTGAAACGCTTTCAAAAGACTATAAAGTGATTTTATTCGGCGGCGGAAATTATGAAACCGAATTATTAAATACAATGGCAATCGAGTTTGATAATACGATAAACATCTCCGGGAAATTAAGGCTTGATGAAGAAATGGACATCATTTCAAATTTAGATGTGATGCTGTCCATGGATTCTGGCAATGCCCACATCGCAGCTATGTTGGGAGTGAAAGTAGTTACCGTTTGGGGTGTTACGCACCCGTTTGCGGGTTTTGCACCGTTTAATCAGCCTGAAGATTATGCATTACTTGCCGATAGAAATAAGTATCCCAAAATACCAACCTCCATTTACGGAAATAAATACCCGGAACATTACAAAGAAGCCTCACGGAGCGTTTCGCCTGAAACTATAATTAGTAAAATTAAATCTATAATCTAA
- a CDS encoding ferredoxin--NADP reductase has translation MSSFYKLTIKEIKRETPKAISISFSVPEHLKDTFAFKAGQYITLKTEIEGHEVRRDYSLCSSPKSGEVKVAVKEVKDGTFSAYANNTLQVGDTLEVAPPKGRFVFVPNDSKTKNIALFAAGSGITPILSIIKCALEEEVYSKVILVFGNKTTENTMFLNELLELQHQHKDRFSIQFVFSQTDESDAIFGRIEKSTVNYVMKNKHKHIEVDAYYLCGPEAMIHTVKDVLTEHDIDENRIHFELFKAAKPAEIEEEKVATAPGKTQLTVVVDDETTTFEMSAKQSVLEAALDEDLDAPYSCQGGICSSCIARIKEGEATMRQNNILTESEVAEGLILTCQAHPTSPTLTVDYDDV, from the coding sequence ATGTCATCATTTTATAAACTCACCATAAAAGAAATAAAAAGAGAAACCCCTAAAGCCATAAGCATTAGTTTTAGTGTCCCTGAGCACTTAAAAGACACGTTTGCTTTTAAAGCGGGACAGTATATTACTCTAAAAACCGAGATTGAGGGTCATGAGGTGCGTCGCGATTATTCGTTGTGTTCATCGCCAAAAAGTGGCGAGGTAAAAGTAGCCGTAAAAGAGGTTAAAGACGGTACCTTTTCGGCTTACGCCAATAACACTTTACAAGTCGGCGACACTTTAGAAGTTGCGCCTCCAAAGGGGCGTTTTGTATTTGTGCCCAACGATTCCAAAACCAAAAACATTGCGCTTTTTGCGGCAGGAAGTGGTATTACGCCTATTTTAAGTATTATAAAATGTGCTTTGGAAGAAGAGGTTTATAGCAAAGTTATTTTGGTTTTTGGGAATAAAACTACTGAAAACACCATGTTTTTAAACGAGCTTTTAGAGCTTCAGCATCAGCATAAAGACCGTTTTTCCATTCAATTTGTATTTAGTCAAACTGATGAATCTGATGCCATTTTTGGTAGAATTGAAAAAAGCACGGTTAATTATGTGATGAAAAATAAACATAAGCACATTGAGGTTGATGCCTATTATTTGTGCGGGCCCGAAGCCATGATTCATACGGTAAAAGATGTTTTAACCGAACATGATATTGACGAAAACCGCATTCATTTCGAGCTTTTTAAAGCAGCAAAGCCTGCTGAGATAGAAGAAGAAAAAGTGGCTACCGCACCCGGAAAAACACAATTAACCGTTGTGGTTGACGATGAAACAACAACGTTTGAAATGTCGGCCAAACAAAGCGTGCTCGAAGCAGCCTTGGATGAAGATTTAGACGCCCCGTATTCCTGCCAAGGCGGTATTTGTAGCAGTTGCATTGCGCGTATTAAGGAGGGCGAAGCCACAATGCGACAAAATAATATTTTAACTGAAAGTGAAGTTGCCGAAGGTTTAATTTTAACCTGTCAAGCGCACCCAACATCGCCAACCTTAACCGTTGATTATGATGATGTTTAA
- a CDS encoding DUF5687 family protein translates to MIKHFINLEWKAFFRSASFGKSLAIKILMGFFMLYFMAMFLFTGFLMDKILKEIYPDLDPLVAFNGLLFFWIIGDLLIRFFFQKLPVMSVKPLLTLPVKRKSVVNFVLGKSALSFINFLPLFATVPFGLKLIANDYSTSTVLIWLAVIVLITLINNFLNFIIESLSSKTELSFLPIIVFAGALFALNHFNIINIAGALSNGVTYITENPVLLIVPVLLLIVLYAYNFKILKQKLFLDSGLKTKIKEVNTSNMEWTKTFGDIAPFMQLDLKLIWRNKRTKSSVWMVLIGLLYGLFFYPQPTYQNLPWFFMFIGVFSTGIFLINFGQFIPAWDSGYYKLLMSQNIKYEQYLKSKFTLMAVSVIILFVLGIPYVFFGWKILLAHFVAAIYNVGVNTHVILYGGSFNRKKIDLNQKAAFNYQGTGAVQWLIGIPLLLLPMGIFALFYFLIGFEMACLVLALLGVIGIVFHQKLMKAITLKYTKSKYKMINAFDQDN, encoded by the coding sequence ATGATAAAACATTTTATAAATTTAGAATGGAAAGCTTTTTTTAGGTCTGCCAGCTTTGGCAAAAGTTTAGCCATTAAAATATTAATGGGATTTTTCATGTTGTATTTTATGGCTATGTTTCTTTTTACAGGTTTTTTAATGGATAAAATCTTAAAGGAAATATACCCAGATTTAGACCCGTTGGTAGCTTTTAACGGTTTGTTGTTTTTCTGGATAATTGGCGATTTGTTGATTCGATTCTTTTTTCAAAAACTACCGGTAATGAGTGTTAAACCTTTATTGACACTGCCCGTAAAACGGAAATCTGTGGTCAATTTTGTTTTGGGAAAATCGGCTTTATCATTCATTAATTTTTTACCATTATTTGCTACGGTTCCTTTCGGACTCAAATTAATAGCCAATGATTACAGCACATCAACCGTTTTAATTTGGTTGGCTGTTATTGTGCTTATCACCTTAATCAACAACTTTTTAAATTTTATTATTGAAAGCTTATCGTCCAAAACCGAGCTGTCATTTTTGCCTATTATTGTTTTTGCCGGTGCTCTGTTCGCTCTAAATCATTTTAATATTATAAACATTGCGGGAGCACTTTCAAACGGCGTTACTTACATTACTGAAAACCCTGTTTTGTTAATCGTTCCTGTTTTATTATTAATAGTCCTATACGCTTACAATTTTAAAATTTTAAAGCAAAAACTGTTTTTAGATAGCGGATTAAAAACCAAGATAAAAGAGGTAAACACCTCAAATATGGAGTGGACCAAAACCTTTGGCGACATTGCCCCTTTTATGCAGCTGGATTTAAAACTGATTTGGCGTAACAAACGCACAAAATCCTCGGTTTGGATGGTTTTAATTGGGCTTTTGTACGGCTTGTTTTTCTATCCGCAACCCACTTACCAAAACCTGCCTTGGTTTTTTATGTTCATTGGCGTGTTTTCAACGGGTATCTTTTTAATTAATTTCGGACAGTTTATTCCCGCGTGGGATAGTGGCTATTACAAGCTTTTAATGAGCCAAAACATAAAATACGAGCAATATTTAAAATCGAAATTTACCTTAATGGCCGTAAGTGTTATTATTTTGTTTGTGCTTGGTATTCCGTATGTGTTTTTTGGGTGGAAAATTTTATTGGCACATTTTGTTGCCGCCATATATAACGTTGGTGTTAATACGCATGTTATTTTGTACGGCGGCTCTTTTAACCGCAAGAAAATCGATTTAAACCAAAAAGCAGCTTTTAATTATCAAGGCACGGGAGCGGTACAGTGGCTTATTGGTATTCCGCTTTTGTTATTGCCCATGGGTATATTTGCGCTGTTTTACTTTTTAATAGGCTTTGAAATGGCTTGTTTGGTACTCGCTTTATTAGGTGTTATCGGTATTGTTTTTCATCAAAAATTAATGAAAGCCATCACACTTAAATACACAAAATCAAAATATAAAATGATCAATGCTTTTGATCAAGACAACTAA
- a CDS encoding ABC transporter ATP-binding protein: MITTSNLSKKYSNNMVLNIEKLDIPKGQSFGLVGNNGAGKTTYFSLLLDLIQPTTGYVKNNNIKVNESEDWKPFTSAFIDESFLIGYLTAEEYFYFIGELRGQNKADVDRLVSQFEDFFHGEILGQKKYLRDLSKGNQKKAGIVAALIGNPEVIVLDEPFANLDPTTQIRLKGIIKNLAEKQGVTVLISSHDLLHVTDVCERIVVLEKGEIVKDLATSEATLKELEAHFSGAEVV; this comes from the coding sequence ATGATTACAACATCAAATCTTTCAAAAAAATACAGCAACAATATGGTTTTAAATATTGAAAAATTAGATATTCCCAAAGGCCAAAGTTTTGGATTGGTAGGGAATAATGGTGCGGGAAAAACCACGTATTTTAGTTTGCTTTTAGATTTAATTCAGCCCACAACCGGATATGTTAAAAACAACAATATTAAGGTAAATGAAAGCGAAGATTGGAAACCGTTTACATCAGCCTTTATCGATGAAAGTTTTTTAATTGGTTATTTAACCGCCGAAGAATATTTTTATTTTATCGGAGAATTACGTGGACAAAATAAGGCCGATGTGGATCGATTGGTAAGTCAGTTTGAAGATTTTTTCCATGGGGAAATCCTCGGGCAGAAAAAGTATTTACGCGATTTAAGTAAAGGTAACCAAAAAAAAGCGGGCATTGTTGCGGCACTTATTGGCAACCCCGAAGTTATTGTTTTAGACGAGCCTTTTGCAAATCTTGATCCCACAACGCAAATTCGATTAAAAGGCATTATTAAAAATTTAGCCGAAAAACAAGGCGTTACGGTTTTAATTTCCAGCCACGATTTACTGCATGTCACCGATGTTTGCGAGCGTATTGTGGTATTGGAAAAAGGCGAAATAGTTAAAGATTTGGCAACCAGCGAAGCCACGCTAAAAGAACTTGAGGCACATTTTTCTGGTGCTGAGGTAGTTTAA
- a CDS encoding tetratricopeptide repeat protein, translated as MKIPIKAILLIVFSTVLATSCSRKKDNFVSRNYHAVTAEFNALYNGYLALEEGRNTLNESYADNYWEVLPIERMQIQEDVVLPRQSKNENFNRAEEKAVKAIQKHSINIEGKEKNPQIDEAYLLLGKARYFDQRFVPALAAFNNILNKYPTSDKINQVKIWREKANIRLENNQVAIKKLKRLLADEELDDQDLADATSILAQAYLNTKSVDSAITQLNIAANATKNNDERGRYRFIQGQLYNQLGYKDSANIAFDKVIELNRKTPRIYMISAHIEKVKNFDYENGNKQALLEHLTALEENRENRPFLDKIYHQIAEYHLKTESDSLAVNFYNKSLRTNSQDKLLRAKNYQTLGDMNFDTSKYEIAGHYYDSTMTNLVLNSKPYRIIKRKRDNLEDVIYYENIAHVNDSVLQLVNFMETERLEYFESFVEALKVKAEEDEKRAEAAERNTGLATVNNTIGGQASNRGIPNQASLFYFYNPTAVAYGKNEFIKIWGDRTLEDNWRWSNKTASNSGNNASDVNIVDLASDEERFDPQYYISKIPSDEKVIDSISKDRNFAYYQLGLIYKEKFKEYNLAKSKFQNLLNSHPEERLIVPSKYNLYKIYELLGENDEASIAKNEIITKYPESRYAAILNNPDLANLKDEQSPERVYEKLFALHENQEYATVISECETYINAFDGDPIVPKFELLKATAIGRLFGYDAYKKAINYVAVTFANTPEGQQAEKMETEVLPKMASTDFVEETDDASTNFKVVYKFENTEIDAIQAFQKTLDTVLENIIYYDLKTSVDVYNPNTKLVVIHGLKSGQVAKTFNQLLTKEDNRKITEPYFAISSANYQIVQIHKNLDTYLNIYNN; from the coding sequence TTGAAAATTCCAATCAAAGCCATACTACTTATAGTTTTTTCTACTGTTTTAGCAACCAGTTGTTCTAGAAAAAAGGACAATTTTGTTAGCCGAAACTATCACGCCGTTACGGCTGAATTTAATGCGCTTTACAACGGATACTTAGCTTTAGAAGAGGGGCGAAACACCCTAAACGAAAGCTATGCCGACAACTATTGGGAGGTGCTTCCCATCGAGCGCATGCAAATTCAAGAAGACGTGGTGTTGCCTAGGCAGTCTAAAAACGAGAATTTTAATAGAGCCGAAGAAAAAGCGGTAAAAGCCATTCAAAAACACAGTATAAATATTGAAGGCAAAGAAAAAAACCCGCAAATAGACGAAGCGTATTTACTTTTGGGAAAAGCCCGTTACTTCGATCAACGCTTTGTTCCGGCATTGGCGGCATTTAATAATATTCTGAATAAATATCCAACCAGCGATAAAATAAATCAAGTTAAGATTTGGCGCGAAAAGGCCAATATCCGTTTGGAAAACAACCAAGTGGCTATAAAAAAGTTAAAACGCTTATTAGCCGATGAAGAATTGGATGATCAAGATTTAGCCGATGCCACGTCTATTTTGGCGCAAGCATATTTAAATACCAAATCGGTTGACAGTGCCATAACGCAATTAAACATTGCTGCAAACGCAACAAAAAACAACGATGAGCGCGGGCGTTATCGTTTTATCCAAGGGCAGCTATACAATCAATTAGGCTATAAAGACAGCGCCAATATCGCTTTTGATAAAGTGATTGAACTCAACCGTAAAACACCGCGCATTTACATGATAAGCGCTCATATTGAAAAAGTTAAAAATTTCGATTATGAAAACGGAAACAAACAAGCGCTTTTAGAACACCTTACTGCACTTGAAGAAAATAGGGAAAACAGACCCTTTTTAGATAAAATATACCATCAAATTGCCGAGTATCATTTAAAGACCGAATCGGATTCTTTAGCGGTAAACTTTTATAACAAATCGCTGCGCACCAATTCGCAAGATAAATTGTTGAGGGCTAAAAACTATCAAACTTTGGGCGACATGAATTTTGATACATCCAAATACGAAATCGCTGGTCATTATTACGATAGCACGATGACCAATTTGGTGTTAAACTCTAAGCCTTATCGCATTATTAAACGGAAACGTGATAATTTGGAAGATGTTATTTATTACGAAAACATAGCCCATGTAAACGATAGTGTTTTACAATTGGTAAATTTTATGGAAACCGAACGATTGGAATACTTCGAGTCTTTTGTTGAAGCTTTAAAAGTGAAAGCCGAAGAAGATGAAAAACGAGCCGAAGCTGCCGAACGTAACACCGGTTTAGCCACGGTTAACAATACCATTGGTGGGCAGGCCTCAAATAGAGGCATACCAAACCAAGCGAGCCTGTTTTATTTTTACAATCCAACAGCGGTGGCTTATGGCAAAAACGAATTTATTAAAATTTGGGGCGATAGAACTTTAGAAGATAATTGGCGATGGTCCAATAAAACAGCTTCAAATTCTGGAAATAATGCTTCAGATGTTAATATAGTTGATTTGGCTTCAGATGAAGAGCGGTTTGATCCGCAATACTATATCTCTAAAATTCCTTCCGATGAAAAAGTAATCGACAGCATTTCAAAAGATCGGAATTTTGCCTACTATCAATTGGGTCTTATTTACAAGGAAAAATTCAAAGAATACAATTTGGCAAAAAGCAAGTTCCAAAACCTGTTAAACAGCCATCCGGAAGAGCGATTAATAGTGCCTTCAAAATACAATCTATATAAAATTTATGAGTTGTTGGGCGAAAACGATGAGGCTTCCATCGCCAAAAACGAGATTATTACAAAGTATCCCGAATCGCGGTACGCTGCCATTTTAAACAACCCGGATTTAGCGAATTTAAAAGACGAGCAGAGCCCCGAACGTGTTTACGAAAAGCTGTTTGCACTACATGAAAATCAGGAATATGCCACAGTAATTTCAGAATGCGAAACTTATATTAATGCTTTTGATGGCGACCCCATTGTACCAAAATTTGAGCTTTTAAAAGCCACGGCAATAGGCCGGTTATTTGGTTACGACGCCTACAAAAAAGCCATTAATTACGTGGCGGTAACCTTTGCCAATACACCCGAAGGCCAACAGGCTGAAAAAATGGAAACAGAGGTATTACCGAAAATGGCGAGCACCGATTTTGTTGAAGAAACCGATGATGCTTCAACCAACTTTAAAGTGGTTTATAAATTTGAAAACACGGAAATTGATGCCATTCAAGCGTTTCAAAAAACCTTAGATACCGTTTTGGAAAATATAATATATTACGATTTAAAAACATCGGTTGATGTTTACAACCCCAATACAAAACTCGTTGTTATTCATGGCTTAAAAAGCGGGCAAGTTGCTAAAACTTTCAATCAGCTATTAACCAAAGAAGACAACCGAAAAATAACCGAACCTTATTTTGCAATATCATCTGCAAACTATCAAATCGTTCAGATTCATAAAAATCTGGATACGTATTTAAACATTTATAATAATTAA
- a CDS encoding bactofilin family protein — translation MFSDNKKDKHMVEGTSSQNIISQGTKIVGDFNSEGDFRVDGIIEGNIKTTGKVVVGKAGFIKGTLQGTDAYFEGKFSGKLSLSGTLTLKSASHIEGEVVVGKLAVEPGATFNVTCVMKGSVKDMNKSGQAPQQQKKSEPEKTA, via the coding sequence ATGTTCTCTGATAATAAAAAAGACAAACACATGGTAGAAGGAACATCCAGTCAAAATATTATATCACAAGGCACCAAGATTGTTGGCGACTTTAATAGCGAAGGTGATTTTAGGGTTGACGGCATTATAGAAGGCAATATAAAAACCACCGGAAAAGTTGTGGTGGGTAAAGCAGGTTTTATAAAAGGCACCCTGCAAGGTACCGATGCTTATTTTGAAGGTAAATTTTCAGGAAAACTATCGCTATCGGGCACACTTACATTAAAATCGGCATCGCACATTGAAGGCGAAGTGGTTGTTGGCAAACTAGCCGTTGAACCAGGAGCGACATTTAATGTAACCTGCGTTATGAAGGGCTCTGTAAAAGATATGAACAAAAGTGGACAAGCACCGCAGCAACAAAAAAAATCCGAACCAGAAAAAACAGCTTAA
- a CDS encoding AtpZ/AtpI family protein, whose amino-acid sequence MDKHRSNKKNPNQKKQLNTYARYSSIVFQMFAIIGIGAFIGVKLDDAFPNKHSLYTIILSLVFVIFAIVFVIRRIIAISKEE is encoded by the coding sequence GTGGACAAGCACCGCAGCAACAAAAAAAATCCGAACCAGAAAAAACAGCTTAACACGTACGCTCGTTATTCTAGTATTGTTTTTCAAATGTTTGCCATTATTGGCATTGGCGCTTTTATTGGTGTAAAACTAGACGATGCATTTCCGAACAAGCACAGCCTTTACACGATTATTCTATCATTGGTATTTGTAATTTTTGCTATTGTTTTTGTAATAAGACGTATTATTGCAATCTCAAAAGAAGAATAA